The proteins below come from a single Oncorhynchus gorbuscha isolate QuinsamMale2020 ecotype Even-year linkage group LG12, OgorEven_v1.0, whole genome shotgun sequence genomic window:
- the LOC123990652 gene encoding CMP-sialic acid transporter-like isoform X5 has product MANEPVSVVFKVYCLSVMTMVAATYTVVLRYTRTISSTAMYFSTTAVCVTEVIKLFLSLGMLTKEAGSFGRLKASIVEHVFQCPKELLKLSVPSVVYAIQNNMAFIALSNLDAAVYQVTYQLKIPCTALCMVLMLNRSLSRLQWLSVCMLCGGVALVQWKPAEATKVQVEQNPFWGFMAIAIAVFCSGFAGVYFEKVLKSSDTSLWVRNIQMYLSGIVVTLAVVYMTEGTQVIQKGFFYGYTPWVCFAVFLASVGGLYTSVVVKYTDNIMKGFSAAAAIVLSTVASVALFGLQITVNFASGAMLVCISIYLYGLPKQDTTKLPRADTDAKQKLITV; this is encoded by the exons ATGGCTAACG AGCCAGTGAGTGTGGTGTTCAAGGTGTACTGTCTGTCAGTGATGACAATGGTGGCAGCAACTTACACTGTGGTATTACGATACACAAGGACCATATCATCAACAGCTATGTACTTCTCTACAACAGCAGTATGCGTCACAGAGGTTATTAAATTGTTCTTGAGCCTTGGGATGTTGACCAA AGAAGCTGGCAGCTTTGGCAGGTTAAAAGCATCCATAGTTGAACATGTGTTTCAGTGTCCAAAAGAGCTGCTGAAACTGAGTGTTCCCTCTGTGGTCTATGCGATTCAGAATAACATGGCCTTCATAGCCCTGAGCAATCTTGATGCAGCTGTGTATCAG GTGACCTATCAGTTGAAGATCCCGTGCACAGCCCTATGCATGGTCCTAATGCTGAACCGCTCTCTCAGCAGGCTGCAGTGGTTGTCTGTCTGCATGCTGTGTGGGGGTGTTGCTTTGGTCCAGTGGAAACCTGCAGAGGCCACTAAAGTCCAG GTTGAGCAGAACCCTTTTTGGGGGTTCATGGCCATTGCTATTGCTGTATTCTGCTCCGGATTTGCAG GTGTGTACTTTGAGAAGGTCCTGAAGAGCTCAGACACATCCCTATGGGTGCGGAACATCCAGATGTACCTGTCTGGCATCGTGGTCACCCTCGCTGTTGTTTACATGACTGAGGGTACTCAAGTTATACAGAAAGGCTTCTTCTACGGTTACACGCCTTGGGTGTGCTTTGCAGTTT TTCTGGCCAGTGTGGGTGGTTTGTACACATCAGTGGTGGTGAAGTACACAGACAATATCATGAAAGGCTTCTCTGCTGCAGCCGCCATCGTTCTCTCTACTGTGGCATCTGTCGCTCTGTTTGGGCTACAGATAA CTGTTAACTTTGCCAGTGGAGCAATGCTAGTGTGTATCTCCATATACCTGTATGGACTTCCAAAACAAGACACCACCAAGCTTCCAAGAGCAGACACAGATGCCAAGCAGAAACTAATCACTGTTTGA
- the LOC123990652 gene encoding CMP-sialic acid transporter-like isoform X1, with translation MVQRSKALHLRARGITTVPGLYPGCITSGCIWSPIGRRTIGPVLSRFGREPVSVVFKVYCLSVMTMVAATYTVVLRYTRTISSTAMYFSTTAVCVTEVIKLFLSLGMLTKEAGSFGRLKASIVEHVFQCPKELLKLSVPSVVYAIQNNMAFIALSNLDAAVYQVTYQLKIPCTALCMVLMLNRSLSRLQWLSVCMLCGGVALVQWKPAEATKVQVEQNPFWGFMAIAIAVFCSGFAGVYFEKVLKSSDTSLWVRNIQMYLSGIVVTLAVVYMTEGTQVIQKGFFYGYTPWVCFAVFLASVGGLYTSVVVKYTDNIMKGFSAAAAIVLSTVASVALFGLQITVNFASGAMLVCISIYLYGLPKQDTTKLPRADTDAKQKLITV, from the exons atggtgcagcggtctaaggcactgcatctccgtgcaagaggcatcactacagtccctggtttgtatccaggctgtatcacatccggctgtatttggagtcccatagggcggcgcacaattggcccagtgttgtccaggtttggccggg AGCCAGTGAGTGTGGTGTTCAAGGTGTACTGTCTGTCAGTGATGACAATGGTGGCAGCAACTTACACTGTGGTATTACGATACACAAGGACCATATCATCAACAGCTATGTACTTCTCTACAACAGCAGTATGCGTCACAGAGGTTATTAAATTGTTCTTGAGCCTTGGGATGTTGACCAA AGAAGCTGGCAGCTTTGGCAGGTTAAAAGCATCCATAGTTGAACATGTGTTTCAGTGTCCAAAAGAGCTGCTGAAACTGAGTGTTCCCTCTGTGGTCTATGCGATTCAGAATAACATGGCCTTCATAGCCCTGAGCAATCTTGATGCAGCTGTGTATCAG GTGACCTATCAGTTGAAGATCCCGTGCACAGCCCTATGCATGGTCCTAATGCTGAACCGCTCTCTCAGCAGGCTGCAGTGGTTGTCTGTCTGCATGCTGTGTGGGGGTGTTGCTTTGGTCCAGTGGAAACCTGCAGAGGCCACTAAAGTCCAG GTTGAGCAGAACCCTTTTTGGGGGTTCATGGCCATTGCTATTGCTGTATTCTGCTCCGGATTTGCAG GTGTGTACTTTGAGAAGGTCCTGAAGAGCTCAGACACATCCCTATGGGTGCGGAACATCCAGATGTACCTGTCTGGCATCGTGGTCACCCTCGCTGTTGTTTACATGACTGAGGGTACTCAAGTTATACAGAAAGGCTTCTTCTACGGTTACACGCCTTGGGTGTGCTTTGCAGTTT TTCTGGCCAGTGTGGGTGGTTTGTACACATCAGTGGTGGTGAAGTACACAGACAATATCATGAAAGGCTTCTCTGCTGCAGCCGCCATCGTTCTCTCTACTGTGGCATCTGTCGCTCTGTTTGGGCTACAGATAA CTGTTAACTTTGCCAGTGGAGCAATGCTAGTGTGTATCTCCATATACCTGTATGGACTTCCAAAACAAGACACCACCAAGCTTCCAAGAGCAGACACAGATGCCAAGCAGAAACTAATCACTGTTTGA
- the LOC123990652 gene encoding CMP-sialic acid transporter-like isoform X3: protein MRLNQHLCALLVEAEPVSVVFKVYCLSVMTMVAATYTVVLRYTRTISSTAMYFSTTAVCVTEVIKLFLSLGMLTKEAGSFGRLKASIVEHVFQCPKELLKLSVPSVVYAIQNNMAFIALSNLDAAVYQVTYQLKIPCTALCMVLMLNRSLSRLQWLSVCMLCGGVALVQWKPAEATKVQVEQNPFWGFMAIAIAVFCSGFAGVYFEKVLKSSDTSLWVRNIQMYLSGIVVTLAVVYMTEGTQVIQKGFFYGYTPWVCFAVFLASVGGLYTSVVVKYTDNIMKGFSAAAAIVLSTVASVALFGLQITVNFASGAMLVCISIYLYGLPKQDTTKLPRADTDAKQKLITV, encoded by the exons AGCCAGTGAGTGTGGTGTTCAAGGTGTACTGTCTGTCAGTGATGACAATGGTGGCAGCAACTTACACTGTGGTATTACGATACACAAGGACCATATCATCAACAGCTATGTACTTCTCTACAACAGCAGTATGCGTCACAGAGGTTATTAAATTGTTCTTGAGCCTTGGGATGTTGACCAA AGAAGCTGGCAGCTTTGGCAGGTTAAAAGCATCCATAGTTGAACATGTGTTTCAGTGTCCAAAAGAGCTGCTGAAACTGAGTGTTCCCTCTGTGGTCTATGCGATTCAGAATAACATGGCCTTCATAGCCCTGAGCAATCTTGATGCAGCTGTGTATCAG GTGACCTATCAGTTGAAGATCCCGTGCACAGCCCTATGCATGGTCCTAATGCTGAACCGCTCTCTCAGCAGGCTGCAGTGGTTGTCTGTCTGCATGCTGTGTGGGGGTGTTGCTTTGGTCCAGTGGAAACCTGCAGAGGCCACTAAAGTCCAG GTTGAGCAGAACCCTTTTTGGGGGTTCATGGCCATTGCTATTGCTGTATTCTGCTCCGGATTTGCAG GTGTGTACTTTGAGAAGGTCCTGAAGAGCTCAGACACATCCCTATGGGTGCGGAACATCCAGATGTACCTGTCTGGCATCGTGGTCACCCTCGCTGTTGTTTACATGACTGAGGGTACTCAAGTTATACAGAAAGGCTTCTTCTACGGTTACACGCCTTGGGTGTGCTTTGCAGTTT TTCTGGCCAGTGTGGGTGGTTTGTACACATCAGTGGTGGTGAAGTACACAGACAATATCATGAAAGGCTTCTCTGCTGCAGCCGCCATCGTTCTCTCTACTGTGGCATCTGTCGCTCTGTTTGGGCTACAGATAA CTGTTAACTTTGCCAGTGGAGCAATGCTAGTGTGTATCTCCATATACCTGTATGGACTTCCAAAACAAGACACCACCAAGCTTCCAAGAGCAGACACAGATGCCAAGCAGAAACTAATCACTGTTTGA
- the LOC123990652 gene encoding CMP-sialic acid transporter-like isoform X4, with amino-acid sequence MLKKMTGRKPVSVVFKVYCLSVMTMVAATYTVVLRYTRTISSTAMYFSTTAVCVTEVIKLFLSLGMLTKEAGSFGRLKASIVEHVFQCPKELLKLSVPSVVYAIQNNMAFIALSNLDAAVYQVTYQLKIPCTALCMVLMLNRSLSRLQWLSVCMLCGGVALVQWKPAEATKVQVEQNPFWGFMAIAIAVFCSGFAGVYFEKVLKSSDTSLWVRNIQMYLSGIVVTLAVVYMTEGTQVIQKGFFYGYTPWVCFAVFLASVGGLYTSVVVKYTDNIMKGFSAAAAIVLSTVASVALFGLQITVNFASGAMLVCISIYLYGLPKQDTTKLPRADTDAKQKLITV; translated from the exons AGCCAGTGAGTGTGGTGTTCAAGGTGTACTGTCTGTCAGTGATGACAATGGTGGCAGCAACTTACACTGTGGTATTACGATACACAAGGACCATATCATCAACAGCTATGTACTTCTCTACAACAGCAGTATGCGTCACAGAGGTTATTAAATTGTTCTTGAGCCTTGGGATGTTGACCAA AGAAGCTGGCAGCTTTGGCAGGTTAAAAGCATCCATAGTTGAACATGTGTTTCAGTGTCCAAAAGAGCTGCTGAAACTGAGTGTTCCCTCTGTGGTCTATGCGATTCAGAATAACATGGCCTTCATAGCCCTGAGCAATCTTGATGCAGCTGTGTATCAG GTGACCTATCAGTTGAAGATCCCGTGCACAGCCCTATGCATGGTCCTAATGCTGAACCGCTCTCTCAGCAGGCTGCAGTGGTTGTCTGTCTGCATGCTGTGTGGGGGTGTTGCTTTGGTCCAGTGGAAACCTGCAGAGGCCACTAAAGTCCAG GTTGAGCAGAACCCTTTTTGGGGGTTCATGGCCATTGCTATTGCTGTATTCTGCTCCGGATTTGCAG GTGTGTACTTTGAGAAGGTCCTGAAGAGCTCAGACACATCCCTATGGGTGCGGAACATCCAGATGTACCTGTCTGGCATCGTGGTCACCCTCGCTGTTGTTTACATGACTGAGGGTACTCAAGTTATACAGAAAGGCTTCTTCTACGGTTACACGCCTTGGGTGTGCTTTGCAGTTT TTCTGGCCAGTGTGGGTGGTTTGTACACATCAGTGGTGGTGAAGTACACAGACAATATCATGAAAGGCTTCTCTGCTGCAGCCGCCATCGTTCTCTCTACTGTGGCATCTGTCGCTCTGTTTGGGCTACAGATAA CTGTTAACTTTGCCAGTGGAGCAATGCTAGTGTGTATCTCCATATACCTGTATGGACTTCCAAAACAAGACACCACCAAGCTTCCAAGAGCAGACACAGATGCCAAGCAGAAACTAATCACTGTTTGA
- the LOC123990653 gene encoding akirin-2-like — protein MACGATLKRTMDFDPLINQASPKRRRCAPMSPAAYTSSPQKYLRMEPSPFGEVSSRLTTEQILHNIKQEYKRMQKRRHLENSIQQTEVCCPLESQSHSSILSGSSLPGTISPSRKEQPLFTLRQVGMICERLLKEREEKIREEYDEILTTKLAEQYDAFVKFTHDQLMRRFGEQPASYVS, from the exons ATGGCTTGTGGGGCTACTTTGAAAAGGACTATGGATTTCGATCCATTGATTAACCAGGCGTCCCCCAAAAGGAGGAGATGCGCCCCAATGTCTCCAGCCGCGTACACCTCATCACCCCAGAAATATCTGCGTATGGAGCCCTCGCCATTTGGAGAAGTGTCATCCAGACTCACCACCG AGCAAATCCTGCACAATATCAAACAAGAGTACAAACGGATGCAGAAGCGAAGGCACCTGGAGAACAGCATTCAGCAGACAGAGGTCTGTTGTCCCCTGGAGTCACAATCGCATAGCTCCATCCTTAGTGGATCCAGTCTGCCAG GTACTATCTCCCCATCTAGAAAAGAGCAGCCTCTGTTTACCTTGAGACAGGTTGGGATGATATGTGAACGACTGCTTAAAGAACGAGAGGAGAAGATAAGGGAAGAGTATGATGAGATATTGACAACAAAACTAGCAG AGCAATATGATGCTTTCGTTAAGTTCACTCACGATCAGCTAATGCGGCGATTTGGAGAGCAACCTGCTAGCT atgTTTCCTGA